One window from the genome of Deinococcus sp. NW-56 encodes:
- the gatA gene encoding Asp-tRNA(Asn)/Glu-tRNA(Gln) amidotransferase subunit GatA has translation MSAHLPTATDLARAVQSGDVTPQALLEDARARTQAARDLNAVVSLNAGAEAAAARVAERVKAGETLPLAGVPVVLKDNINARGTPTTCGSRILANYVSPYDATVVERLTAAGAVIVGKANMDEFAMGSSTETSACGPTLNPWDRSRVPGGSSGGSAAAVAAGLVPVSLGSDTGGSVRQPAALTGVYGLKPTYGRVSRYGLVAYASSLDQIGPFARSAADLAGLMNVIAGHDPRDATSLDAPPAFRVGTPDELRGLRVGVIRESLEGNTAGVEAALEAMLGALRGAGAEVREVSLPHLRHAIATYYLIAMPEASSNLARYDGMVYGERVPAGDVVGSMTGTRERGFGDEVKRRILIGTYALSSGYYDAYYSKAMRVRRLIADDFARAFGDFDLLVSPTSPFPAFRRGEKTGDPLAMYAADVDTVAVNLAGLPALSVPAGFETVDGVRLPVGVQFIAPALADERLTALAGALEEMGAIRVEVAPGI, from the coding sequence ATGTCCGCCCACCTCCCCACCGCCACCGACCTCGCCCGCGCCGTTCAGTCCGGGGACGTGACCCCGCAGGCCCTGCTGGAGGACGCCCGCGCCCGGACCCAGGCGGCCCGTGACCTCAACGCGGTTGTTAGCCTGAACGCGGGGGCGGAGGCGGCGGCGGCGCGGGTGGCAGAACGTGTGAAGGCGGGGGAGACGTTGCCACTCGCGGGGGTGCCGGTCGTCCTCAAGGACAACATCAACGCGCGGGGCACGCCGACGACCTGCGGCAGCCGCATTCTGGCGAACTACGTCTCGCCCTACGACGCGACGGTGGTGGAGCGGCTGACGGCGGCGGGAGCGGTGATCGTCGGCAAGGCGAACATGGACGAGTTCGCGATGGGGTCCAGCACCGAGACGAGCGCCTGCGGCCCCACCCTCAACCCCTGGGACCGCTCGCGGGTGCCCGGCGGCAGCAGCGGCGGGAGCGCGGCGGCGGTGGCGGCGGGGCTGGTTCCGGTCAGCCTGGGCAGCGATACGGGCGGCTCGGTGCGGCAGCCCGCCGCGCTGACGGGCGTGTACGGCCTCAAGCCCACCTACGGACGGGTCAGCCGCTACGGGCTGGTGGCCTACGCGAGCAGTCTGGACCAGATCGGCCCCTTCGCGCGGTCGGCCGCCGACCTCGCGGGCCTGATGAATGTGATCGCCGGGCACGACCCCCGTGACGCCACCAGCCTGGACGCGCCCCCGGCCTTCCGAGTGGGCACCCCAGACGAGCTGCGCGGGCTGCGGGTCGGCGTGATTCGCGAGAGCCTGGAGGGGAACACGGCGGGGGTGGAGGCCGCGCTGGAAGCCATGCTGGGCGCCCTGCGTGGAGCCGGTGCCGAGGTCCGGGAGGTCAGCCTGCCCCACCTGCGGCACGCCATCGCCACCTACTACCTGATCGCTATGCCGGAAGCGAGCAGCAACCTCGCCCGCTACGACGGCATGGTCTACGGCGAGCGCGTTCCGGCCGGGGACGTGGTGGGCAGCATGACGGGAACCCGCGAGCGCGGCTTCGGGGACGAGGTCAAGCGGCGCATCCTGATCGGCACCTATGCCCTGTCCAGCGGCTACTATGACGCCTACTACAGCAAGGCCATGCGGGTGCGCCGCTTGATCGCGGACGACTTCGCGCGGGCCTTTGGCGACTTCGACCTGCTCGTCTCGCCCACCAGCCCCTTTCCCGCCTTCCGCCGGGGCGAGAAGACGGGCGATCCCCTCGCCATGTACGCCGCCGACGTGGACACGGTAGCCGTGAACCTCGCCGGGCTGCCCGCGCTGAGCGTGCCCGCCGGGTTCGAGACGGTGGACGGGGTGCGCCTCCCGGTCGGCGTTCAGTTCATCGCGCCCGCGCTGGCTGACGAGCGATTGACGGCGTTGGCGGGCGCGTTGGAGGAGATGGGGGCGATTCGGGTGGAGGTGGCGCCGGGCATCTGA
- the scpB gene encoding SMC-Scp complex subunit ScpB produces MIPTPEQLVGAALLAAGRPVTRREVAELLGLPEEAAVRLLDAFAVRLREAGLGFEVEAVAGGYRLVVPPALSAHLAPLLAPPPLPALSAAALEVLAIIAYRQPVTRAEIEAMRGGSAGTVVTLQERELVKVVGRSDAVGQPLLYGTTERFLLEFGLTGLDELPPLEGAEFAGLLRG; encoded by the coding sequence GTGATCCCCACCCCCGAGCAACTCGTCGGCGCGGCCCTCCTCGCCGCCGGACGCCCGGTGACCCGGCGCGAGGTGGCCGAACTGCTCGGGCTGCCCGAGGAGGCCGCCGTCCGGCTGCTGGACGCCTTCGCCGTCCGGCTGCGCGAGGCGGGGTTGGGCTTCGAGGTGGAGGCGGTCGCGGGGGGCTACCGCCTGGTCGTGCCCCCGGCCCTCTCCGCCCACCTCGCGCCGCTGCTGGCCCCGCCGCCCCTCCCGGCGCTGAGTGCCGCCGCGCTGGAGGTGCTGGCGATCATCGCGTACCGCCAGCCCGTCACCCGCGCCGAGATCGAGGCGATGCGCGGCGGCAGCGCGGGCACGGTGGTCACGCTCCAGGAGCGCGAACTCGTCAAGGTGGTGGGCCGCTCGGATGCGGTGGGACAGCCCCTGCTGTACGGCACCACCGAGCGTTTCCTGCTGGAATTCGGCCTGACCGGGCTGGACGAGCTGCCGCCGCTGGAGGGCGCCGAGTTCGCGGGGCTGCTGCGCGGCTGA
- a CDS encoding L-threonylcarbamoyladenylate synthase: MNTPLSSGVSPQITQAAALLTGGGVVGYPSETVWGLAAHPASPEGLAALFVLKGRDPAKPVQVSCLDVAHARPLTRTPEVVDALAELWPGPLTLVVPASDACPPPLAPGGWVGLRLPDHPVASALLAACGGLLATTSLNPAGLPAARTHAEAQGYGLGVFLLPDGGVPARGEASTVVRVGPDGGLEVLREGALPVAEVRARLAGRRP; the protein is encoded by the coding sequence ATGAACACACCCTTATCCAGCGGGGTCTCCCCCCAGATCACCCAGGCCGCCGCCCTGCTCACCGGGGGCGGCGTGGTCGGCTACCCCTCCGAGACGGTCTGGGGCCTCGCCGCGCACCCGGCCTCCCCGGAGGGGCTGGCCGCCCTCTTCGTCCTCAAGGGCCGCGACCCCGCCAAGCCCGTGCAGGTGTCGTGCCTGGACGTGGCCCACGCCCGCCCCTTGACCCGGACCCCGGAGGTCGTGGACGCCCTCGCTGAGCTGTGGCCGGGGCCGCTGACGTTGGTGGTGCCCGCCTCGGACGCCTGTCCGCCCCCCCTCGCGCCCGGCGGTTGGGTGGGGCTGCGCCTGCCCGACCACCCGGTCGCCTCGGCGCTGCTTGCCGCCTGTGGGGGCCTGCTCGCCACGACCAGCCTCAATCCCGCCGGACTTCCCGCCGCCCGCACCCACGCCGAGGCGCAGGGCTATGGCTTGGGCGTGTTCCTCCTGCCCGATGGCGGCGTGCCCGCACGGGGTGAGGCGAGTACGGTGGTGCGGGTGGGGCCGGACGGCGGGCTGGAGGTGCTGCGCGAGGGAGCGCTTCCGGTGGCCGAGGTGCGGGCACGGTTGGCGGGTCGCCGCCCGTGA
- a CDS encoding type II secretion system F family protein, whose translation MPVYEYRVRDRSGKVLKSQMEAETERQVRDALRAKNMMIVEIKPPKTGLNADVKIPGLTDRPPGLKQVAVFSKQLATLINAGVPLVQSLAILQKQIESKAFQAIVASIRTDVEGGTPLSEAIVKHPKVFNRLYVNLVRAGETSGTLDSILERIAAFQEKELALRGKIKSAMTYPVMVLVFALGITYFLLTTIVPQFAGILAQLNAPLPFITRMLMAVSDFLKSSGLLIFVFIAVIVVAYRYVYKTPKGRHTIDDIKLRLPVFGNLLQKSAIASFARTFGLLISSGVNIIESLEITKGTANNAIVEETIENAKNVVMVGEPMSASLATSKVFPPMVVSMVSIGEETGALDSMLGKVGDFYDREVDEAVESLTAAIEPLMIVFLGAIVGTIVAGMFLPMFSIIGQLSQ comes from the coding sequence ATGCCGGTCTACGAATACCGCGTCCGGGACCGCTCCGGGAAGGTCCTGAAGTCCCAGATGGAGGCCGAGACCGAGCGGCAGGTCCGCGACGCCCTGCGGGCCAAGAACATGATGATCGTCGAGATCAAGCCCCCCAAGACGGGCCTGAACGCCGACGTCAAGATTCCAGGCCTGACTGACCGTCCCCCCGGACTCAAGCAGGTGGCGGTCTTTTCCAAGCAGCTCGCCACACTGATCAACGCGGGCGTGCCACTGGTGCAGTCCCTCGCCATCCTCCAAAAGCAGATCGAGAGCAAGGCCTTTCAGGCCATCGTGGCGAGCATCCGCACCGATGTGGAGGGCGGCACGCCGCTCAGCGAGGCCATCGTCAAGCATCCCAAGGTCTTTAACCGCCTGTACGTCAACCTCGTGCGGGCGGGCGAGACGAGCGGCACGCTGGACTCCATTCTGGAGCGCATCGCGGCCTTTCAGGAAAAGGAACTCGCCCTGCGCGGCAAGATCAAGAGCGCGATGACCTACCCGGTGATGGTGCTGGTCTTCGCGCTGGGCATCACGTACTTCCTGCTGACGACCATCGTGCCGCAGTTCGCGGGGATTCTCGCGCAGCTCAACGCGCCGCTGCCCTTCATCACCCGGATGCTGATGGCGGTGTCGGACTTCCTGAAAAGCTCAGGGCTGCTGATCTTTGTCTTTATCGCAGTCATTGTGGTGGCTTACCGCTACGTCTACAAGACGCCGAAGGGCCGCCATACCATCGACGACATCAAGCTGCGGCTGCCCGTGTTCGGCAACCTGCTGCAAAAGAGCGCCATCGCGTCTTTCGCCCGCACCTTCGGCCTCTTGATCAGCAGCGGCGTGAACATCATCGAGAGCCTGGAGATCACCAAGGGCACCGCGAACAACGCCATCGTGGAAGAGACCATCGAGAACGCCAAGAACGTGGTGATGGTGGGCGAGCCAATGAGTGCGAGCCTGGCGACGAGCAAGGTCTTTCCACCCATGGTGGTCAGCATGGTCTCCATCGGCGAGGAGACGGGGGCGCTCGACTCCATGCTGGGCAAGGTGGGCGACTTCTACGACCGCGAGGTGGACGAGGCCGTCGAGAGCCTGACCGCCGCCATCGAGCCGCTGATGATCGTCTTCCTGGGGGCCATCGTGGGGACCATCGTGGCGGGGATGTTTCTCCCGATGTTCTCGATCATCGGGCAGCTCAGCCAGTAA
- a CDS encoding TnsA-like heteromeric transposase endonuclease subunit — MTAAWPVTPSPDERVPPDPPQRSPFAVLYRPVGALDLLRGEPAVLRGLSPFDLEPAREVPNYHGQQGRVGWYASAKMGAHLRFESGLERLRMQFLDFDPGVTAFAAQPFTLEWTEGGKTYHYTPDLLIVRPGRPRLVEDVKPAAFHGSPRLQRAFGAARDALAPVGVDFGLWASPETTVVRNVQYLAGYRHAPRGLTTYLKPVLAALRDRPRTLAELAERTGPPALTRPVIYHLIWAHRVHFDLTQPLSHGTVLSRAPQPGEAT, encoded by the coding sequence ATGACCGCCGCCTGGCCTGTCACCCCCTCTCCTGACGAACGGGTCCCGCCCGACCCGCCGCAGCGCTCCCCGTTCGCGGTGCTGTACCGCCCGGTGGGCGCCCTGGACCTGCTGCGCGGCGAGCCCGCGGTGCTGCGCGGCCTCTCGCCCTTCGACCTGGAGCCGGCCCGCGAGGTTCCCAACTACCACGGCCAGCAGGGCCGGGTCGGCTGGTACGCCTCCGCCAAGATGGGCGCGCACCTGCGCTTCGAGTCGGGGCTGGAGCGCCTGCGCATGCAGTTCCTCGACTTCGACCCCGGGGTCACCGCCTTCGCCGCGCAGCCGTTCACGTTGGAGTGGACCGAGGGGGGCAAGACCTACCACTACACCCCGGACCTCTTGATCGTGCGCCCCGGTCGCCCCCGGCTCGTGGAAGACGTCAAGCCCGCCGCGTTCCACGGCTCCCCGCGGCTGCAGCGTGCCTTCGGCGCGGCCCGTGACGCCCTGGCCCCCGTGGGCGTGGACTTCGGGCTGTGGGCGTCACCCGAGACCACCGTGGTGCGCAACGTCCAGTACCTCGCCGGCTACCGGCACGCTCCCCGTGGCCTGACGACGTACCTCAAGCCTGTGCTCGCCGCCCTGCGCGACCGTCCCCGCACCCTGGCCGAACTCGCCGAACGCACCGGCCCCCCGGCGCTGACCCGCCCGGTGATCTACCACCTGATCTGGGCGCACCGCGTCCACTTTGACCTCACCCAGCCGCTCTCGCACGGCACGGTTCTTTCCCGGGCCCCCCAGCCGGGCGAGGCCACGTGA
- a CDS encoding DDE-type integrase/transposase/recombinase: MTRLAAGAAVHLQGAAYLVLGFTKGGEVRLRDADGGERVLTPLDLTQDPTFSSLGEAATALSPQQAAWDALKPEIRAPALEREEHVREVLTGYRLGQPDPRFPGEPRPAYQENSQQKRIDAKAAELGVSSRQVFRWLRDYRAAGNHPAALIDRNAVRVAGRLGEAEVVISDAILRVARRRQQDSDLSYVTLRDLVARELEQTGHPDVPLPSQNTFIKLVNRYAPELTQSAKRRRSDASRGEKRPFGKIVCIRPGQYVLIDITPFDLMARSEIDGKEIRLRLVVAMDLYSRAIVAARLMPYEPGAVDITTLMLDIVHPLRPHPSWPALPEDARLPYLGIPEGLMLAAHDMPEGQPLLNLPPVLPEAIVVDNGKVFISRPLRELCARLGTDILLARPGTGSDKAHIERLFGHIRGALAERLKGYVGPHVLARGLQVEAVHFPWELQFELTQWVARYYNRRTHDGLNHPRTPKVKLTPMEMFAFGVSHAGHLTVPLGKDAYYLALRTERRLITDTGVRIDGAQYDSDVLNPFRKAESPYPGLGRKWPFKIDARDPTVIHFQHPVTLEWHEVPERDAEWRARPFQLELADQVKEVLEERAAMPDKDPLAAVRREMDDAYTARVARSQRLAAHTAKQALTGPQKQAASRREAAETQREAMTGRGRAPKKPVKPTAPPLPEPTTENLFEIVGDEF; encoded by the coding sequence GTGACCCGCCTCGCCGCGGGCGCCGCCGTCCATCTCCAGGGCGCCGCTTACCTGGTGCTGGGCTTCACCAAGGGCGGGGAGGTCCGGCTGCGCGACGCGGACGGGGGCGAGCGGGTGCTGACGCCCCTCGACCTGACCCAGGACCCCACCTTCAGCTCCCTGGGCGAGGCGGCCACCGCCCTCTCGCCCCAGCAGGCCGCCTGGGACGCGCTGAAGCCCGAGATCCGCGCCCCGGCGCTGGAGCGCGAGGAGCACGTGCGCGAGGTGCTGACCGGGTACCGCCTGGGCCAGCCTGACCCCCGCTTTCCCGGGGAACCGCGCCCGGCCTACCAGGAAAACAGTCAGCAGAAGCGGATCGACGCCAAGGCCGCCGAGCTCGGCGTCAGTTCCCGGCAGGTCTTTCGCTGGCTGAGGGACTACCGCGCCGCCGGCAACCATCCCGCGGCGCTCATCGACCGCAACGCGGTCCGGGTGGCCGGGCGCCTCGGGGAGGCCGAGGTCGTGATCAGTGACGCCATCTTGCGCGTCGCGCGGCGCCGGCAGCAGGACAGCGACCTCTCCTACGTCACCCTGCGCGACCTGGTGGCGCGCGAGCTGGAGCAGACCGGCCACCCGGATGTGCCCCTCCCCAGCCAGAACACCTTCATCAAGCTGGTGAACCGCTACGCCCCGGAACTCACCCAGTCCGCGAAGCGGCGGCGCAGCGACGCCAGTCGGGGCGAGAAGCGCCCTTTCGGCAAGATCGTCTGCATCCGGCCCGGCCAGTACGTCCTGATCGACATCACGCCCTTTGACCTGATGGCCCGCAGCGAGATCGACGGCAAGGAGATCCGGCTGCGCCTGGTCGTCGCCATGGACCTCTACTCGCGCGCCATCGTGGCCGCGCGCCTGATGCCCTACGAGCCCGGGGCCGTGGACATCACCACGCTGATGCTCGACATCGTGCACCCGCTGCGCCCCCACCCCTCGTGGCCGGCGCTCCCGGAAGACGCCCGGCTCCCCTACCTGGGCATCCCCGAGGGCCTCATGCTGGCCGCGCACGACATGCCCGAGGGCCAGCCGCTGCTCAATTTGCCCCCGGTGTTGCCCGAGGCCATCGTGGTGGACAACGGCAAGGTCTTTATCAGCCGGCCGCTGCGCGAGCTCTGCGCGCGCCTGGGCACCGACATCCTGCTGGCCCGTCCCGGGACCGGCAGCGACAAGGCGCACATCGAGCGGCTCTTTGGCCACATCCGCGGCGCGCTGGCGGAGCGCCTGAAAGGGTACGTCGGCCCCCATGTGCTGGCGCGCGGGCTCCAGGTCGAGGCGGTGCACTTTCCCTGGGAATTGCAGTTCGAGCTCACGCAGTGGGTGGCGCGCTACTACAACCGCCGGACCCACGACGGGCTGAATCATCCGCGCACCCCCAAGGTCAAGCTCACCCCGATGGAGATGTTCGCCTTCGGCGTCTCGCACGCCGGCCACCTCACCGTGCCGCTGGGCAAGGACGCCTACTACCTCGCGCTGCGCACCGAGCGGCGCCTGATCACCGATACCGGCGTGCGCATCGACGGCGCGCAGTATGACAGCGACGTCCTCAACCCCTTTCGCAAGGCGGAGTCGCCCTATCCGGGGCTGGGGCGCAAGTGGCCCTTCAAGATCGATGCCCGCGACCCCACCGTCATCCACTTCCAGCACCCCGTGACGCTGGAGTGGCACGAGGTCCCCGAACGCGACGCGGAGTGGCGCGCGCGCCCCTTCCAGCTCGAGCTGGCCGACCAGGTGAAGGAGGTCCTGGAGGAGCGCGCGGCCATGCCCGACAAGGACCCGCTGGCCGCCGTGCGCCGTGAGATGGACGACGCCTACACGGCGCGCGTGGCGCGGTCCCAGCGCCTGGCCGCGCACACCGCGAAGCAGGCCCTGACCGGCCCCCAGAAGCAGGCCGCCTCACGGCGCGAGGCCGCCGAGACCCAGCGTGAGGCCATGACCGGCCGGGGGCGGGCCCCGAAGAAGCCGGTCAAGCCCACGGCCCCGCCCCTTCCTGAGCCAACCACCGAGAACCTCTTCGAGATCGTGGGAGATGAATTCTAA
- a CDS encoding ATP-binding protein → MTGIILPFGPPQGDGEDAQGDNIYTYDGWRAFVNRPVPTPPPAMTRALYEALPREGRELYDETRRTYIMQFGPINTPMLDVAKQVIKEQVDANVRAPLDQVKTGVIIDGHANLGKTTMVKAIARQFERSIRARTSFAGPEAEHLFIPVVHVTLQRDTTPKAMAQAICHYLHVPLRGRETEHQLVQAIHEAVRRHRILLFVVDDIHFLRVRSKSGQETSNFLKSLMSLTGATFVYVGVGVEELGILQEHGPTLATSQTASRFIHLPIPPFEKGSDAWTRLLRAVEGHLALLDQEPGTLEKHAALLFGRSGGSVGPLMNLLRKAALQAVGGQERIGAQALRQARMDYKSMMDGSLEEGGSE, encoded by the coding sequence ATGACCGGAATCATTCTGCCGTTCGGTCCCCCGCAGGGGGATGGCGAGGACGCCCAGGGCGACAACATCTACACCTACGACGGCTGGCGCGCGTTCGTGAACCGCCCGGTGCCCACCCCACCTCCCGCGATGACCCGCGCGCTGTATGAAGCGCTGCCGCGGGAGGGTCGCGAGTTGTACGACGAGACGCGCCGCACCTACATCATGCAGTTCGGGCCGATCAACACGCCCATGCTGGACGTCGCCAAGCAGGTGATCAAGGAGCAGGTCGACGCCAACGTGCGGGCGCCGCTTGACCAGGTGAAGACCGGCGTGATCATCGACGGGCACGCCAACCTGGGCAAGACGACCATGGTCAAGGCCATCGCCCGGCAGTTCGAGCGGAGCATCCGGGCGCGGACCTCCTTCGCGGGGCCGGAAGCCGAGCACCTGTTCATCCCCGTGGTGCACGTGACCCTGCAGCGCGACACGACGCCCAAGGCGATGGCCCAGGCGATCTGTCACTACCTGCATGTCCCCCTGCGCGGCCGCGAGACCGAGCACCAGCTGGTGCAGGCCATCCACGAGGCGGTCCGGCGGCACAGGATCTTGCTGTTCGTGGTGGACGACATCCACTTCCTGCGGGTGCGCTCGAAAAGCGGCCAGGAGACGTCGAACTTCCTGAAGTCGCTGATGAGCCTCACCGGGGCCACCTTCGTCTACGTGGGCGTGGGCGTGGAGGAGCTGGGCATCTTGCAGGAACACGGCCCCACCCTGGCGACCAGCCAGACCGCCTCGCGCTTCATCCACCTGCCCATCCCGCCCTTCGAGAAGGGAAGTGACGCCTGGACAAGACTGCTGCGCGCGGTCGAGGGGCACCTGGCGCTGCTGGATCAGGAGCCGGGCACGCTCGAGAAGCACGCGGCGCTGCTCTTTGGCCGCAGCGGGGGCAGCGTGGGCCCCCTGATGAACCTGCTGCGCAAGGCGGCCCTGCAGGCGGTGGGGGGGCAGGAGCGCATCGGCGCCCAGGCGCTGCGCCAGGCGCGCATGGACTACAAGTCCATGATGGACGGCAGCCTCGAGGAAGGGGGCAGCGAGTGA
- a CDS encoding TniQ family protein, with product MDRLAAGQLIPAAVSTILKDTGLLTEDRFDARVLPGYGIDLTPEQRETFSRACRLGPGELDAMLMRSLDGVAYDLIGLDVRDANSVRAVAHREWSGFAGSACCPECLRETGGWRLRWRLWTSFVCLTHGRLLGARCPRCEHRTGNYRADQGNRPRFLTHVPVPGLCANSLPRGLSAQGRAAEPCGFDLRTLETADLSGAPRLLAAQRAVNAALERGEAVVAGQEVSALVYVRHLRSLVALALHAAQPGDLGELPAPIHRAWQEACEARDDLRASEAGRRGTRFHPYKAAPDDPALVAATLPWAVELLASPDQAGVTRGLRPLIERSRGIRGSAVRALGRDFHLEGVLAAALDEALAPRALTQRTVGHLAPGGTGEYRTFDPARVPHLIWAADYENDFGPLLRDSGLSEQAARVAISMALVRLARPCSVRESAALLGLEGRFGGTSTNPMMLYLGRTAGKEAFSEALHALATRLEGPGPHRDYRAAERALEDFVELDADAWEACRNAAGLPSAKSAALRRNSAAWIWSEILSSHPHFSPALTAPGLNRVSAREVYRRFEASQLPALEEALSVQRRWMEGELGLS from the coding sequence GTGGACCGGCTGGCCGCGGGGCAGCTGATTCCGGCGGCCGTCTCGACCATCCTGAAGGACACCGGCCTGCTGACCGAGGACCGCTTCGACGCCCGCGTACTCCCCGGCTACGGCATCGACCTCACCCCCGAGCAGCGGGAGACCTTCTCGCGGGCCTGCCGGCTGGGCCCCGGCGAGCTGGACGCCATGCTGATGCGCTCCCTGGATGGGGTGGCTTACGACCTGATCGGGCTGGACGTGCGCGACGCGAACAGCGTCCGAGCGGTCGCGCACCGTGAGTGGTCGGGCTTCGCGGGCTCCGCCTGCTGCCCGGAGTGCCTGCGGGAGACCGGGGGATGGCGGCTGCGCTGGCGGCTGTGGACCTCGTTCGTGTGCCTGACCCACGGCCGGCTGCTGGGGGCGCGCTGCCCACGCTGCGAGCACCGCACCGGCAACTACCGGGCCGATCAGGGCAACCGCCCGCGCTTTCTCACCCATGTGCCGGTGCCGGGCCTGTGCGCCAACTCGCTGCCCCGGGGCCTGAGCGCCCAGGGGCGGGCGGCGGAGCCCTGCGGCTTCGACCTGCGCACCCTGGAGACGGCCGACCTCTCGGGGGCGCCGCGCCTGCTCGCGGCGCAGCGCGCGGTGAACGCGGCGCTGGAGCGCGGGGAGGCGGTGGTCGCGGGGCAGGAGGTGTCCGCCCTGGTCTATGTCCGGCACCTGCGCTCGCTCGTGGCACTCGCCCTGCACGCCGCCCAGCCCGGGGACCTGGGCGAGTTGCCCGCTCCCATCCATCGGGCCTGGCAGGAGGCATGCGAGGCCCGGGACGATCTGCGGGCCTCGGAAGCCGGAAGACGGGGCACCCGCTTCCACCCCTACAAGGCAGCGCCGGACGATCCCGCCCTGGTGGCGGCCACCCTGCCCTGGGCGGTGGAGCTGCTGGCCTCGCCGGACCAGGCCGGGGTGACGCGGGGCCTCAGACCCCTGATCGAGCGCTCGCGCGGCATCCGCGGCAGCGCGGTGCGCGCCCTGGGCCGCGACTTTCACCTCGAAGGGGTGCTCGCTGCGGCGCTGGACGAAGCGCTCGCGCCGCGCGCGCTGACCCAGCGCACGGTCGGGCACCTCGCCCCGGGTGGGACGGGGGAGTACCGGACCTTTGACCCCGCCCGGGTGCCGCACCTGATCTGGGCGGCGGACTACGAGAACGACTTCGGGCCGCTGCTGCGGGACTCGGGCCTGAGCGAGCAGGCGGCGCGGGTGGCGATCAGCATGGCGCTGGTGCGCCTCGCGCGGCCCTGCAGTGTGCGGGAGAGCGCCGCGCTGCTGGGACTCGAGGGCCGCTTCGGGGGCACGAGCACGAACCCGATGATGCTTTACCTGGGACGCACCGCCGGCAAGGAGGCTTTCAGCGAGGCCCTGCACGCCCTGGCGACGCGCCTGGAAGGGCCGGGACCGCACCGGGACTACCGGGCGGCGGAACGGGCGCTGGAGGACTTCGTGGAACTGGACGCGGACGCCTGGGAGGCCTGCCGGAACGCGGCCGGGCTGCCGAGTGCCAAGTCCGCGGCGCTGCGGCGCAACTCGGCGGCGTGGATCTGGTCGGAGATCCTGAGCAGCCACCCGCACTTCTCGCCGGCGCTCACCGCGCCGGGGCTGAACCGGGTCTCGGCGCGGGAGGTCTACCGCCGCTTCGAGGCCAGCCAGTTGCCGGCGCTGGAAGAGGCGCTGAGCGTGCAGCGCCGCTGGATGGAGGGGGAACTGGGGCTGAGCTGA